One stretch of Clavibacter californiensis DNA includes these proteins:
- the trpS gene encoding tryptophan--tRNA ligase produces the protein MTARPVLFSGMQPSADSLQIGNYIGALLQWKELQTTHDAVFCVVDLHAITVPQDPAALRASTRRTAAQYIAAGIDPAVSTLFVQSHVSAHTELAWILNTLTGFGEASRMTQFKDKSQKQGADSTTVGLFAYPMLMAADILLYGTEVVPVGDDQKQHVELTRDLAKRFNGRFGDVFTIPEPMIQKDTARIYDLQDPTSKMSKSSASDAGVVWLLDEPAKTAKKIRSAVTDADREIRFDRGEKPGVSNLLTILSAFEGTAVDALQERYAGRGYGDLKKDVAETVTGVFEPIRARTLELLDDPAELDRVLAGNAERAEERADAMLARVYDAVGLVRRAGR, from the coding sequence ATGACCGCACGTCCCGTCCTCTTCTCCGGCATGCAGCCGTCCGCCGACTCGCTGCAGATCGGCAACTACATCGGCGCGCTCCTGCAGTGGAAGGAGCTGCAGACCACGCACGACGCCGTGTTCTGCGTCGTCGACCTGCACGCCATCACCGTGCCGCAGGACCCCGCGGCGCTCCGCGCGAGCACCCGGCGCACCGCGGCGCAGTACATCGCCGCGGGCATCGACCCGGCCGTCTCCACGCTCTTCGTGCAGTCGCACGTGTCAGCGCACACCGAGCTCGCGTGGATCCTCAACACGCTCACCGGGTTCGGCGAGGCCAGCCGCATGACCCAGTTCAAGGACAAGTCGCAGAAGCAGGGCGCCGACTCGACGACGGTCGGCCTGTTCGCGTACCCGATGCTCATGGCGGCCGACATCCTGCTGTACGGCACCGAGGTCGTGCCCGTGGGCGACGACCAGAAGCAGCACGTGGAGCTCACGCGCGACCTCGCGAAGCGCTTCAACGGGCGCTTCGGCGACGTGTTCACGATCCCCGAGCCCATGATCCAGAAGGACACGGCGCGCATCTACGACCTGCAGGACCCGACGTCGAAGATGAGCAAGTCCTCCGCCTCCGACGCGGGCGTGGTGTGGCTGCTGGACGAGCCCGCGAAGACGGCCAAGAAGATCCGCTCGGCCGTCACGGACGCGGACCGCGAGATCCGCTTCGACCGCGGCGAGAAGCCCGGCGTCTCGAACCTGCTGACGATCCTCTCGGCCTTCGAGGGCACGGCCGTGGATGCACTCCAGGAGCGCTACGCGGGCCGGGGCTACGGCGACCTGAAGAAGGACGTGGCCGAGACCGTCACGGGCGTCTTCGAGCCGATCCGCGCGCGGACGCTCGAGCTGCTGGACGACCCGGCCGAGCTCGACCGCGTGCTCGCCGGCAACGCCGAGCGCGCCGAGGAGCGGGCCGACGCCATGCTGGCGCGCGTCTACGACGCCGTCGGACTCGTGCGGCGCGCCGGCCGATGA
- a CDS encoding exodeoxyribonuclease III, giving the protein MPSNLRVASINTNGIRAAFRKGMGEWLATRDVDILAIQEVRAETSDIEGLLGPEWNVLHDAATAKGRAGVAIASRRRAEIHRVAIGEEDFDSAGRWLEADYDVDGTIVTVVSAYVHSGEVGTAKQDEKWKFLDGMERRLPEIAEHSELAVVVGDLNVGHRELDIRNWKGNVKRAGFLPRERAYLDRILGARGEEVTGVDGSTGTGLGWVDVGRQQAGEVDGPYTWWSWRGKAFDNDTGWRIDYQLATPALAEKVVGYAVDRAEAYDQRWSDHTPVVVDYAI; this is encoded by the coding sequence ATGCCCTCGAACCTCCGCGTCGCGTCCATCAACACGAACGGCATCCGGGCCGCGTTCCGCAAGGGCATGGGCGAGTGGCTGGCCACGCGCGACGTCGACATCCTCGCCATCCAGGAGGTCCGCGCCGAGACGAGCGACATCGAGGGCCTCCTCGGTCCCGAGTGGAACGTGCTGCACGACGCCGCGACCGCCAAGGGCCGCGCGGGCGTCGCCATCGCGAGCCGCCGCCGCGCCGAGATCCACCGCGTCGCGATCGGCGAGGAGGACTTCGACAGCGCGGGCCGCTGGCTCGAGGCCGACTACGACGTGGACGGCACCATCGTCACGGTCGTGAGCGCCTACGTGCACTCCGGCGAGGTCGGCACCGCCAAGCAGGACGAGAAGTGGAAGTTCCTCGACGGCATGGAGCGGCGCCTGCCCGAGATCGCCGAGCACTCCGAGCTCGCCGTCGTGGTGGGCGACCTCAACGTCGGCCACCGCGAGCTCGACATCCGCAACTGGAAGGGCAACGTGAAGCGCGCCGGGTTCCTGCCGCGCGAGCGCGCCTACCTCGACCGCATCCTCGGCGCGCGCGGCGAGGAGGTCACCGGCGTCGACGGATCCACCGGGACCGGCCTCGGCTGGGTCGACGTCGGCCGCCAGCAGGCCGGCGAGGTCGACGGCCCCTACACGTGGTGGAGCTGGCGCGGCAAGGCGTTCGACAACGACACGGGCTGGCGCATCGACTACCAGCTTGCGACCCCCGCCCTCGCGGAGAAGGTCGTGGGCTACGCGGTCGACCGCGCCGAGGCGTACGACCAGCGATGGTCGGACCACACGCCCGTGGTCGTCGACTACGCGATCTGA
- a CDS encoding ATP-binding cassette domain-containing protein gives MQPALDVRSLSVAIDRAPLVHDVDLRVGAGERVALVGASGSGKSLTAQAVLGTLPPGSRVRGVVELDGRAVAPDAPRARLGRVAAVQQDSLAALNPLITVGAQLVAALRASRARGSAADGGLLTRRDARREVVALLADVGIEDPDGTLPAFAAELSGGQRQRVCLALALLCRADLLLADEPTTALDVVTQARVVDVIRRRLDATGQSLLFITHDIAVAAALCDRVVVLEAGRVVEAGSMRELVRRPRHAYSRALVAAAARRAGGGSADRVAPAASASTPLGAVAAR, from the coding sequence GTGCAGCCCGCCCTCGACGTCCGCTCCCTCTCCGTCGCGATCGACCGGGCGCCGCTCGTGCACGACGTCGACCTGCGGGTCGGGGCGGGCGAGCGGGTCGCGCTCGTGGGCGCGTCCGGATCGGGCAAGTCGCTCACCGCACAGGCCGTGCTCGGGACGCTGCCGCCCGGATCCCGCGTGCGCGGAGTCGTCGAGCTCGACGGCCGCGCCGTCGCGCCGGACGCGCCCCGCGCGCGCCTCGGCCGCGTCGCCGCCGTGCAGCAGGACTCCCTCGCGGCGCTGAACCCGCTCATCACGGTGGGCGCGCAGCTCGTCGCGGCGCTGCGCGCGAGCCGGGCCCGCGGATCCGCCGCGGACGGCGGGCTCCTCACCCGCCGCGACGCCCGACGCGAGGTGGTCGCGCTCCTCGCCGACGTGGGCATCGAGGATCCCGACGGCACGCTCCCCGCCTTCGCCGCCGAGCTGTCGGGCGGCCAGCGCCAGCGCGTCTGCCTCGCTCTCGCGCTCCTCTGCCGCGCCGACCTGCTGCTGGCCGACGAGCCGACGACCGCGCTCGACGTCGTGACGCAGGCGCGCGTGGTCGACGTGATCCGCCGCCGCCTCGACGCGACCGGCCAGTCGCTCCTCTTCATCACCCACGACATCGCGGTCGCCGCGGCGCTGTGCGACCGGGTCGTCGTGCTCGAGGCCGGCCGCGTGGTCGAGGCCGGGTCGATGCGCGAGCTCGTGCGGCGACCGCGGCACGCGTACAGCCGGGCGCTCGTGGCGGCGGCGGCGCGGCGGGCGGGCGGCGGATCCGCGGATCGCGTCGCGCCGGCGGCGTCCGCGTCGACCCCGCTCGGCGCGGTGGCGGCCCGATGA
- the ribA gene encoding GTP cyclohydrolase II gives MSLAGIPAALEELRAGRPVIVVDDEGRENEGDVLLAAESASPEWVAWLVKHSSGFICAPMTNEIADRLELPLMVADNRDPRGTAYTVSVDAADRLSTGISASDRAHTLRVLADLGSVPTSLHRPGHILPLRAVDGGVRERDGHTEAAVDMLTLAGLTPVGAISEIVQDDGEMMRLPGLLALGEREGVLVVTIEALKAHLEEFHCDRPLEPAVAIPEASRVIFEVETTVPTTHGSVKLRAYRDRTTGADHVAIVAGEPRAHGTLVRVHSECLTGEALGSLKCECGPQLDAALDEIQRDGGVVVYLRGHEGRGIGLVNKLRAYRLQEDGFDTLDANVALGLPADARDYGAASAILQEMGIEDVRLLTNNPEKVRQLEAHGVEVTERVPLVVGVNDVNAGYLETKRDRMGHRMVLDTDMHIGSDAYPDAEAPDGLTTTTASPQEETA, from the coding sequence GTGAGCCTCGCCGGCATCCCCGCCGCGCTGGAGGAGCTGCGTGCGGGCCGCCCCGTGATCGTCGTCGACGACGAGGGTCGCGAGAACGAGGGCGACGTGCTGCTCGCCGCCGAGTCCGCCTCGCCCGAGTGGGTGGCCTGGCTCGTGAAGCACTCGTCGGGCTTCATCTGCGCGCCCATGACCAACGAGATCGCCGACCGGCTGGAGCTGCCGCTCATGGTGGCCGACAACCGGGATCCGCGCGGCACCGCCTACACGGTCTCCGTCGACGCGGCCGACCGGCTCTCCACGGGCATCAGCGCGTCCGACCGGGCGCACACCCTGCGCGTGCTCGCCGACCTCGGCAGCGTGCCGACGAGCCTGCACCGGCCGGGCCACATCCTGCCGCTGCGCGCGGTCGACGGCGGCGTGCGCGAGCGCGACGGCCACACCGAGGCGGCGGTCGACATGCTGACGCTCGCGGGCCTCACGCCCGTCGGCGCGATCAGCGAGATCGTGCAGGACGACGGCGAGATGATGCGGCTCCCGGGCCTCCTCGCCCTCGGCGAGCGCGAGGGCGTGCTGGTCGTCACGATCGAGGCGCTGAAGGCGCACCTCGAGGAGTTCCACTGCGATCGTCCGCTCGAGCCCGCCGTCGCCATCCCCGAGGCGTCGCGCGTGATCTTCGAGGTCGAGACCACCGTCCCCACCACGCACGGCTCCGTGAAGCTGCGCGCCTACCGCGACCGCACGACGGGCGCCGATCACGTCGCGATCGTCGCGGGCGAGCCGCGCGCGCACGGGACGCTCGTGCGCGTGCACTCGGAGTGCCTGACGGGCGAGGCGCTCGGATCCCTCAAGTGCGAGTGCGGGCCGCAGCTCGACGCGGCGCTCGACGAGATCCAGCGGGACGGCGGCGTCGTCGTCTACCTGCGCGGGCACGAGGGCCGCGGGATCGGCCTCGTCAACAAGCTGCGCGCGTACCGGCTGCAGGAGGACGGCTTCGACACGCTCGACGCGAACGTCGCCCTCGGCCTCCCCGCGGACGCGCGCGACTACGGCGCGGCATCGGCGATCCTGCAGGAGATGGGGATCGAGGACGTGCGCCTGCTCACGAACAACCCCGAGAAGGTGCGGCAGCTCGAGGCGCACGGCGTGGAGGTGACCGAGCGCGTGCCGCTCGTCGTCGGCGTCAACGACGTGAACGCCGGCTACCTCGAGACGAAGCGCGACCGCATGGGGCACCGCATGGTGCTCGACACCGACATGCACATCGGATCCGACGCCTACCCGGACGCCGAGGCGCCCGACGGCCTGACCACCACGACCGCATCACCCCAGGAGGAGACCGCATGA
- the ribH gene encoding 6,7-dimethyl-8-ribityllumazine synthase has translation MSGHGAPEIDPTALDGSGLRVTVVAGRWHDEISAGLLAGAQRVLDAAGVTTTVIRVPGSFELPVVARAALDAGADAVVALGVIIRGGTPHFEYVSDAATSGLTQASLLAGKPIGFGLLTLDDEQQGIDRAGLPGSKEDKGAEAAEAAVTTALLLKGIRGA, from the coding sequence ATGAGCGGACACGGAGCACCCGAGATCGACCCGACCGCGCTCGACGGGAGCGGCCTCCGGGTCACGGTCGTCGCCGGACGCTGGCACGACGAGATCAGCGCGGGCCTCCTCGCGGGCGCGCAGCGCGTGCTCGACGCGGCGGGCGTGACCACCACGGTGATCCGCGTGCCCGGCAGCTTCGAGCTGCCCGTGGTCGCGCGCGCGGCGCTCGACGCGGGGGCCGACGCGGTCGTCGCGCTCGGCGTGATCATCCGCGGCGGGACCCCGCACTTCGAGTACGTGTCCGACGCCGCGACCTCCGGCCTCACGCAGGCGTCGCTCCTCGCGGGCAAGCCGATCGGCTTCGGGCTGCTCACGCTCGACGACGAGCAGCAGGGCATCGACCGCGCCGGGCTCCCGGGGTCGAAGGAGGACAAGGGCGCCGAGGCGGCCGAGGCCGCGGTCACGACGGCGCTGCTGCTGAAGGGGATCCGCGGAGCCTGA
- a CDS encoding ABC transporter ATP-binding protein — translation MTDALTATGITHRYPPRRDPAGRRAARAARASGAPGPAPALDDVTFRVGPGETVGIVGRSGSGKSTLLRVLLALEAPTAGTVALGDRAVAPGRASALRWYRRRVQMVPQDPGASLAPRMTVRQLIREPLRRLDVPGDHAAIVARALDDVGLAASLADRRPRELSGGQAQRVALARAIATSPGILLADEPVSGVDLPLRDRIIELLGDLVRERGLGLVLVSHDLDAVARLCGRSAVLAGGRIAEEGPTGRLLADPAHPATRELADAVPRLPGALTA, via the coding sequence ATGACCGACGCGCTCACCGCGACGGGGATCACGCACCGGTACCCGCCGCGCCGCGACCCCGCGGGGCGCCGCGCGGCTCGGGCTGCCCGCGCATCCGGTGCCCCCGGCCCCGCACCCGCGCTCGACGACGTGACCTTCCGCGTGGGGCCCGGCGAGACGGTCGGGATCGTGGGCCGCTCCGGATCCGGCAAGTCGACCCTGCTGCGCGTGCTGCTCGCCCTCGAGGCGCCGACCGCGGGCACCGTCGCGCTGGGCGACCGCGCTGTCGCACCCGGCCGCGCATCCGCCCTCCGCTGGTACCGGCGGCGCGTGCAGATGGTGCCGCAGGATCCGGGCGCGAGCCTCGCGCCGCGCATGACCGTGCGGCAGCTCATCCGCGAGCCGCTGCGCCGCCTCGACGTGCCGGGCGACCACGCCGCGATCGTCGCCCGCGCCCTCGACGACGTCGGCCTCGCCGCATCCCTCGCCGACCGCCGGCCCCGCGAGCTGTCCGGCGGGCAGGCGCAGCGCGTGGCGTTGGCCCGGGCCATCGCGACCTCCCCGGGGATCCTCCTCGCCGACGAGCCCGTGAGCGGGGTGGACCTGCCGCTGCGCGACCGGATCATCGAGCTGCTCGGCGACCTCGTGCGCGAGCGCGGCCTGGGGCTCGTGCTCGTGTCGCACGACCTCGACGCCGTCGCGCGGCTCTGCGGGCGCAGCGCGGTGCTCGCGGGCGGGCGGATCGCGGAGGAGGGGCCGACCGGGCGCCTGCTCGCCGACCCCGCGCATCCGGCCACGCGCGAGCTCGCCGACGCCGTGCCCCGGCTGCCGGGAGCGCTCACCGCATGA
- a CDS encoding riboflavin synthase: MFTGIIEERGRVLALDAEGDSARITVEAPLAVSDARHGDSISVDGVCLTVVDQTPEGFTADVMRQTLVMSSLGRLGVGDRVNLERAARVGDRLGGHIVQGHVDGTGRLLATTPGEAWRILRFSLPADLAPLVVDRGSITVQGVSLTVSAVSATDTPDADAWFEVSLIPETLTATTLGALEPGDEVNLETDVLARHVQRMLALDARDTGTGTGTGTGTEEAGA; encoded by the coding sequence ATGTTCACAGGGATCATCGAGGAGCGCGGACGCGTCCTCGCGCTCGACGCCGAGGGCGACTCCGCCCGGATCACGGTGGAGGCGCCGCTCGCGGTGTCCGACGCCCGCCACGGCGACTCCATCAGCGTCGACGGCGTGTGCCTCACGGTCGTCGATCAGACGCCCGAGGGCTTCACCGCCGACGTCATGCGGCAGACGCTCGTGATGAGCTCGCTCGGACGCCTCGGCGTGGGCGACCGCGTGAACCTGGAGCGCGCCGCGCGCGTGGGCGACCGCCTGGGCGGCCACATCGTGCAGGGCCACGTCGACGGCACCGGGCGCCTGCTCGCGACAACGCCGGGCGAGGCGTGGCGGATCCTCCGCTTCTCGCTGCCCGCCGACCTCGCGCCGCTCGTGGTGGATCGCGGATCCATCACGGTGCAGGGCGTGAGCCTCACCGTGAGCGCCGTCAGCGCCACGGACACCCCGGACGCCGACGCGTGGTTCGAGGTGTCGCTCATCCCCGAGACGCTCACCGCCACCACGCTCGGAGCGCTCGAGCCCGGCGACGAGGTCAACCTGGAGACCGACGTGCTCGCGCGCCACGTGCAGCGGATGCTCGCGCTCGACGCGCGGGACACCGGCACCGGCACCGGCACCGGCACCGGCACCGAGGAGGCGGGCGCGTGA
- the ribD gene encoding bifunctional diaminohydroxyphosphoribosylaminopyrimidine deaminase/5-amino-6-(5-phosphoribosylamino)uracil reductase RibD produces MHDDPTAAHGHAAGQHAADAPALERAMRRGLELAAEGPAWGPNPRVGCVILDASGRVIAEGRHRGAGSAHAEVDALRQLPAGGARGATAVVTLEPCNHTGRTGPCAAALIEAGVARVAYAVADPGAESSGGAARLRAAGIEVTDSVLAEEAAAFLRVWLGSARLGRPFVTAKWASSLDGRIAAADGTSRWITGPAAREDVHRRRAEADAILVGTGTVLADDPALTARRPDGIPYPHQPAPVVLGERAIPDDAAVHRHPRRLIRIAGHDPAEALAELGRRGIRHVFVEGGPTIVSALVAAGLVDEVVAYLAPVLLGGPRTATGDLGVPSMPAAHRLTLISTTRLGDDLLVTARPTTEGQ; encoded by the coding sequence ATGCACGACGACCCGACGGCAGCGCACGGGCACGCGGCCGGCCAGCACGCGGCCGACGCACCCGCGCTCGAGCGCGCGATGCGCCGCGGCCTCGAGCTCGCCGCCGAGGGTCCCGCGTGGGGCCCCAACCCGCGCGTCGGCTGCGTGATCCTCGACGCGTCCGGCCGCGTCATCGCCGAGGGCCGCCACCGCGGCGCCGGATCCGCGCACGCCGAGGTCGACGCGCTGCGGCAGCTGCCCGCGGGCGGGGCACGCGGTGCCACCGCCGTCGTCACGCTCGAGCCCTGCAACCACACCGGGCGCACCGGTCCGTGCGCAGCTGCCCTGATCGAGGCCGGCGTCGCGCGCGTCGCCTACGCGGTCGCCGACCCGGGCGCCGAGTCCTCGGGTGGCGCCGCACGGCTGCGCGCCGCGGGCATCGAGGTCACCGACAGCGTGCTCGCCGAGGAGGCCGCGGCGTTCCTGCGCGTGTGGCTCGGATCCGCCCGGCTCGGTCGCCCCTTCGTCACCGCGAAGTGGGCCTCCAGCCTCGACGGCCGCATCGCCGCCGCGGACGGCACGAGCCGCTGGATCACGGGGCCCGCCGCCCGGGAGGACGTGCACCGCCGCCGCGCCGAGGCCGACGCGATCCTCGTGGGCACGGGCACCGTGCTCGCCGACGACCCCGCGCTCACGGCCCGCCGGCCCGACGGGATCCCGTACCCGCACCAGCCCGCGCCCGTCGTGCTCGGCGAGCGCGCGATCCCCGACGACGCGGCCGTGCACCGGCACCCGCGCCGGCTGATCCGCATCGCGGGCCACGACCCCGCGGAAGCGCTCGCGGAGCTCGGCCGACGCGGGATCCGCCATGTGTTCGTGGAGGGCGGCCCCACGATCGTCTCCGCGCTGGTCGCCGCCGGGCTCGTGGACGAGGTGGTCGCCTACCTCGCGCCCGTGCTGCTCGGCGGCCCGCGCACCGCGACCGGCGACCTCGGCGTGCCGAGCATGCCGGCCGCCCACCGACTCACCCTCATCAGCACGACGCGGCTCGGGGACGACCTCCTCGTGACCGCGCGACCCACCACGGAAGGCCAGTGA
- a CDS encoding HAD family hydrolase encodes MTLRLVLLDLDDTLVDHRGAVADGITAHLAARGHLDASDADERDRAVALWVALEEEHYHRYLAGELDYRGQRRARVRGFLAAWGSADAADLAAALAEDDAATDAWFGGYLAGYEASWRPLPGAVEALDEMGRRHPGVRFGVVTNGERSQQEPKIAAAGLTARLSPVICSGDLGFTKPDPRIFLLACAEAGVDPADAVMVGDRLRTDALGAVDAGLAGGVWFDALGDGDAPLPAGVVRITALAELADAVDLIGVR; translated from the coding sequence ATGACCCTGCGGCTGGTCCTCCTCGACCTCGACGACACGCTGGTGGACCACCGCGGCGCCGTGGCCGACGGGATCACCGCGCACCTCGCCGCGCGCGGGCACCTCGACGCCTCCGACGCCGACGAGCGCGACCGCGCCGTCGCGCTGTGGGTCGCCCTCGAGGAAGAGCACTACCACCGCTACCTCGCGGGCGAGCTCGACTACCGGGGCCAGCGGCGGGCACGCGTGCGCGGGTTCCTGGCCGCGTGGGGATCCGCCGACGCCGCCGACCTCGCCGCCGCGCTCGCGGAGGACGACGCCGCGACGGACGCCTGGTTCGGCGGCTACCTCGCCGGCTACGAGGCGTCGTGGCGGCCGCTGCCCGGTGCCGTCGAGGCGCTCGACGAGATGGGACGGCGGCACCCGGGCGTGCGGTTCGGCGTCGTGACGAACGGCGAGCGCAGCCAGCAGGAGCCGAAGATCGCCGCCGCCGGGCTCACCGCGCGCCTCTCCCCCGTGATCTGCTCCGGCGACCTCGGTTTCACGAAGCCCGACCCGCGCATCTTCCTGCTCGCGTGCGCGGAGGCGGGCGTGGATCCGGCCGACGCCGTGATGGTGGGCGACCGGCTGCGCACCGACGCGCTCGGTGCGGTCGACGCGGGCCTCGCCGGCGGCGTCTGGTTCGACGCCCTGGGCGACGGGGACGCTCCCCTGCCGGCCGGCGTCGTGCGGATCACGGCGCTCGCCGAGCTCGCCGACGCCGTGGACCTCATCGGCGTCCGCTGA
- a CDS encoding YihY/virulence factor BrkB family protein: MTAPDGRGRPASPAPTPASGGPPAPTGIPALFARVMELKPVRVLLAYGAAGGPILAAGMSYQAVFAVFAALAVGFSVAGSVLADNPALLDSLLTLIQGAVPGLFGPNGAIKDPEALLASDAVRATGIIGSIGLLVTALGWLASTRDSVRRIFELPPPTTFFLLLKVKDLGLALVFALAMVLSAALSVVSTGLLGFVFGLMQVGEDSLLAIVVGRTVGLALVLALDTAVLAGAYRILSGVRIPRPQLLQGALLGGVAMGVLKVLGTALLGGATRNPLLASFAVIIGLLIWFNLICQVILICASWIAVGMRDRGIDARRLSPEELEKERVAKLDEARRILEEEERARARERYGASRGLTRVLLRLRGEHRR; encoded by the coding sequence ATGACCGCCCCCGACGGCCGCGGACGCCCCGCATCCCCCGCTCCCACCCCGGCCTCCGGGGGGCCGCCCGCGCCCACCGGCATCCCCGCCCTGTTCGCGCGCGTGATGGAGCTCAAGCCCGTGCGCGTGCTCCTCGCCTACGGGGCCGCGGGCGGACCGATCCTCGCGGCCGGCATGTCGTACCAGGCGGTGTTCGCGGTGTTCGCGGCGCTCGCGGTCGGCTTCTCCGTGGCGGGGTCCGTGCTCGCGGACAACCCTGCGCTCCTCGACTCGCTGCTCACGCTGATCCAGGGCGCGGTCCCCGGGCTCTTCGGCCCGAACGGGGCCATCAAGGACCCCGAGGCGCTGCTCGCCTCCGACGCCGTGCGCGCGACCGGGATCATCGGCTCCATCGGCCTCCTCGTCACCGCGCTCGGCTGGCTGGCCTCCACGCGCGACTCGGTGCGCCGCATCTTCGAGCTGCCGCCGCCCACCACGTTCTTCCTGCTGCTCAAGGTCAAGGACCTCGGGCTCGCCCTGGTCTTCGCGCTCGCGATGGTGCTCTCGGCCGCGCTCTCGGTGGTGAGCACCGGGCTCCTCGGCTTCGTGTTCGGGCTGATGCAGGTCGGCGAGGACTCGCTGCTCGCGATCGTCGTCGGTCGCACCGTGGGCCTCGCGCTCGTGCTCGCGCTCGACACGGCCGTGCTCGCGGGCGCCTACCGGATCCTCTCGGGCGTCAGGATCCCGCGGCCGCAGCTCCTGCAGGGCGCGCTCCTCGGCGGCGTGGCCATGGGCGTCCTCAAGGTGCTCGGCACGGCGCTCCTCGGGGGGGCCACCCGGAACCCGCTGCTCGCGTCGTTCGCGGTGATCATCGGCCTGCTGATCTGGTTCAACCTCATCTGCCAGGTCATCCTGATCTGCGCCTCGTGGATCGCCGTCGGCATGCGCGACCGCGGCATCGACGCGCGCCGCCTCAGCCCCGAGGAGCTGGAGAAGGAGCGCGTCGCGAAGCTCGACGAGGCCCGGCGGATCCTCGAGGAGGAGGAGCGCGCGCGAGCCCGCGAGAGGTACGGGGCATCGCGCGGGCTGACCCGGGTCCTGCTCCGGCTGCGGGGAGAGCACCGCCGTTAG